ATGTGGAATACTTTTGCCCCTCCTATGGCGTGTTCTATTCTCACACGAATGCTTGAAATGAGTTTGTTTTTCCTTTTATCTTCTGGTGTCAGTTTTTTACCTCTAGGCTTTTTCTTCGGTTGATATGTTTTGACGTTGTCGGGTTCATATCCTT
This DNA window, taken from Mesoaciditoga lauensis cd-1655R = DSM 25116, encodes the following:
- a CDS encoding transposase family protein, giving the protein GYEPDNVKTYQPKKKPRGKKLTPEDKRKNKLISSIRVRIEHAIGGAKVFHIVRDVYRNHKKGFEDMVMEIACGLHNLRLDYSFSS